From Ipomoea triloba cultivar NCNSP0323 chromosome 5, ASM357664v1, the proteins below share one genomic window:
- the LOC116019850 gene encoding receptor protein kinase TMK1-like, protein MRVHLGLKLPALVFLGIFGSLFVNAVSQAGENDDASVMLALKKSLNPPLDMGWSGEDPCKWNHVGCSDERRVIRIQIGHNSLQGTLPPELSKLTQLQRLELQWNNISGPLPSLNGLSSLRVLMLSNNQFTSIPADFFVGLSSLQSVEIDNNPFAAWELPESLRNASTLQNFSANSANLSGEIPGFLNPDGFPGLINLHLAFNSLEGQLPLGFSGMSIESLWLNGQKLSGGIDVLQNMTLLKEVWLHSNRFSGPLPDFSGLKALQVLSLRDNSFTGPVPLSLLSLGSLKVVNLTNNLLQGPTPKFRDSVSVDLTKDTNSFCLPQPGDCDPRVNALILVAKSMEYPRKFAENWKGNEPCADWFGITCRNGNITIVNFQNMGLTGTISPEFASLKSLQRLVLADNNLTGNIPEELTSISGLTELDVSNNQLYGKVPAFKNNVIVKTNGNPDIGKNKSEANSPGNSPGSSGSPNSGHDEGGNSENSSKKSKNLIVIVVSVIGGIFVLCLIGVVALCVYKSKQKHFSRVLSPNAMVIHPRHSGSDNDSVKITVAGSSVSVGAVSEIHAVSTGETGDVQMGEAGNMFISIQVLKNVTDNFSEDNILGQGGFGTVYKGELHDGTKIAVKRMESGVIAGKGLTEFKSEISVLTKVRHRHLVALLGYCLDGNEKLLVYEYMPQGTLSRHLFNWAEEGLKPLEWTKRLTIALDVARGVEYLHTLAHQSFIHRDLKPSNILLGDDMRAKVADFGLVRLAPEGKGSIETRIAGTFGYLAPEYAVTGRVTTKVDVYSFGVILMELITGRKALDERQPEESMHLVTWFRRMHVNKDTFRKTIDPAIDFIEEEVLSSISTVAELAGHCCAREPYQRPDMGHAVNVLSSLVELWKPSEQNSEDIYGIDLDMSLPQALKKWQAYEGTSHMDSTSSSYIPSLDNSQTSIPVRPYGFAESFTSADGR, encoded by the exons ATGAGAGTTCATCTTGGGCTAAAGCTTCCagctttggtgtttcttgggatTTTTGGTTCACTGTTTGTAAATGCAGTGTCTCAAGCTGGCGAAAATGACGATGCTTCTGTGATGTTGGCTCTCAAGAAGAGCTTAAACCCACCCTTAGATATGGGGTGGTCGGGCGAGGATCCGTGCAAATGGAACCATGTGGGTTGCTCAGATGAGAGGAGGGTTATCCGTATCCAAATCGGCCATAATAGCCTCCAAGGTACTTTACCTCCAGAGCTCTCTAAACTCACCCAACTTCAACGCTTAGAGCTCCAGTGGAACAATATTTCTGGGCCTTTGCCTAGCTTGAATGGGTTGAGTTCATTGAGAGTGTTAATGCTTAGCAACAATCAATTTACTTCAATTCCTGCTGATTTCTTTGTTGGCTTGTCTTCCTTGCAATCTGTTGAGATTGATAACAACCCTTTTGCTGCTTGGGAGCTCCCTGAGAGCCTTAGAAATGCTTCAACACTGCAAAATTTCTCAGCCAATTCGGCGAATTTATCAGGGGAAATCCCTGGGTTTTTGAACCCTGATGGGTTTCCTGGGCTGATAAACTTGCATTTGGCTTTTAATAGCTTGGAAGGCCAGCTGCCCCTGGGGTTTTCAGGAATGTCTATTGAGTCTTTGTGGTTAAATGGGCAGAAACTTAGCGGAGGAATTGATGTTTTGCAGAACATGACACTTTTAAAAGAGGTTTGGTTGCATTCCAATAGGTTTTCAGGCCCTTTGCCTGATTTTTCAGGTTTGAAGGCTCTGCAAGTGTTGAGTCTTAGGGATAATTCCTTTACAGGTCCTGTACCCTTGTCTCTGCTGAGCCTTGGGTCCTTGAAGGTTGttaatttgactaataattTACTTCAAGGGCCAACACCAAAGTTCAGAGACTCTGTTTCTGTTGATTTGACAAAAGATACTAATAGCTTTTGCTTGCCACAACCTGGTGATTGTGACCCTAGAGTAAATGCATTGATTTTGGTTGCGAAGTCTATGGAGTATCCGAGAAAGTTTGCCGAGAATTGGAAGGGGAATGAGCCCTGTGCAGATTGGTTTGGGATCACTTGTAGGAATGGGAATATCACTATTGTTAACTTTCAGAATATGGGACTTACTGGCACAATTTCTCCGGAATTTGCTTCACTTAAGTCCCTGCAAAGGTTAGTCCTTGCAGATAATAATCTAACCGGTAACATTCCTGAAGAGCTCACTAGTATTTCCGGGCTTACTGAGCTGGATGTATCTAACAATCAGCTCTATGGGAAAGTTCCAGCTTTTAAGAATAATGTGATTGTGAAGACCAATGGGAACCCTGATATTGGTAAGAATAAGAGTGAGGCTAATTCCCCGGGCAATTCTCCTGGTTCTTCTGGTTCTCCTAATTCTGGTCATGATGAGGGAGGAAATTCAGAAAACTCTTCTAAGAAATCTAAGAATTTGATTGTTATTGTGGTTTCGGTGATTGGTGGCATTTTCGTGCTTTGTTTGATTGGGGTAGTGGCTTTGTGTGTGTACAAAAGCAAACAAAAGCATTTTAGTCGAGTGCTCAGCCCAAATGCCATGGTGATTCATCCCCGCCATTCTGGTTCTGATAACGATAGTGTGAAAATCACAGTTGCAGGATCCAGTGTTAGTGTTGGTGCAGTTAGCGAAATTCATGCTGTTTCCACTGGTGAAACCGGGGACGTTCAAATGGGGGAAGCTGGGAATATGTTCATTTCAATTCAAGTCCTAAAGAACGTCACCGACAACTTTAGTGAAGACAACATATTAGGCCAAGGAGGTTTCGGGACTGTCTATAAGGGAGAGCTACATGATGGAACAAAGATTGCTGTGAAAAGAATGGAGTCGGGAGTTATCGCTGGGAAGGGGCTGACTGAGTTTAAATCCGAAATTTCTGTTTTGACAAAGGTTAGGCATAGGCACCTTGTTGCCCTACTCGGGTACTGTCTCGATGGGAACGAGAAACTTCTTGTGTATGAGTACATGCCTCAAGGGACTTTAAGTAGGCATCTTTTCAACTGGGCTGAGGAAGGGCTGAAGCCTCTCGAATGGACGAAAAGGTTGACAATCGCATTAGACGTTGCTAGAGGAGTGGAGTATCTCCATACATTAGCACACCAAAGTTTCATTCACCGGGACCTTAAGCCTTCGAACATTCTTCTAGGGGATGATATGAGGGCTAAGGTGGCAGATTTTGGCCTCGTTAGACTTGCTCCTGAAGGGAAAGGCTCCATAGAGACCAGGATTGCTGGAACTTTTGGATATCTCGCTCCAGAGTATGCAg TAACGGGGAGGGTAACTACGAAGGTTGATGTGTATAGTTTCGGTGTGATCTTGATGGAGCTGATCACGGGCAGGAAGGCTCTGGACGAGAGACAACCCGAGGAGAGCATGCACCTCGTGACGTGGTTCAGGAGAATGCACGTAAACAAGGACACCTTCCGCAAGACAATTGACCCCGCTATTGATTTCATCGAAGAAGAAGTACTTTCGAGCATAAGCACTGTTGCTGAACTCGCTGGGCACTGCTGTGCAAGGGAGCCGTACCAAAGGCCTGACATGGGGCACGCTGTCAATGTTCTTTCGTCGTTGGTGGAGCTTTGGAAGCCATCAGAGCAGAACTCCGAGGATATATATGGTATTGACCTCGACATGTCTTTGCCT